DNA from Clarias gariepinus isolate MV-2021 ecotype Netherlands chromosome 11, CGAR_prim_01v2, whole genome shotgun sequence:
aggtAATGTTATTGTTTCTTGTTTAAAATATCACTTGCAACTTGAGCATGAATTGAAAGTCTTTTGTGCTGCAGGAGTCAACAGGTTGTCTGGGAGCTCACACTCTGCAAGCTTGGAGGAAAGCAGATCGTGTACAGCCAGTCTCAGGCCATTTTCTTCGACTCGTCAGTCGCCGTGTACTGGAGCTCCGGCAAGTGGCCGCGAATTCAGCAAGTTTATAGCCTGCAGGTTCATGGGGTCTTGGGTTCCTCTACTACCATGCCAGCCAAGTGAGGGAGCTCTTTCAGTCACAGCTAGTATAAATATACTACACTGTGCTTTTCCACAATCAGGATTAAATGTCATcatgccttaaaaaaaactaaagatgaaAGTATAAAGACATAACTTAAAAGATACTGACAATGTGTTCGTGTCTGGGCCAGGCCGCAGTGGCGCTCTCTGATCAGTAAAACAGTGAGCAAGGAGATGAAGTGGAAGCATATCGGGGTGGACAGCTTGGTGAGGCTGCTGAAGGTTTCTGATGGGATCACTGTGGGAGTATGGAGAGTACGGCCATGGTTACCTTTTATAATAGAGTGTGTAACTTCTCGCTCAGCTCTTTATCAAGTTGGgtatttatgtttgtatttgCTGTTATGATTGACTATAGGGAACGTGGGAAATCGCCTTCGTCATGGCCACGTTACACCACCACAAACTGGTGGAGAGAAGTGTTCTCGGATCACTTTTCTGGTACGCTGCtatgtgttttacttttttttttaataaatcagtgtttgtgtttttattttcaaaaggtATAGCCTGAGGCCGCACCTCTTTTAGTGAAGGTGGGACTTACAGAGGCCACCCCTGCTTTACTAGACCTGGAACCGACTGACtcaaaggccacaccttcttcactACACCTGGGCCTGActgacagaggccacgcctcctttacaaGACCTGGGCCTGATTGACAGACGCCACTCCTGTTTCACTAAGATATTTTTCCTCCTTTCACCCTCCAGTACCTACAGAGCAGAAGATATCAGCCCCTTGCACACCTGCCTTCCTGAAGACTTCTGCGTTGATGGTTACACGGTGATCATGCTCCTTCACAACTCCAGTGGAAACATAGTGAAGTGCCGTTACTCACCGGTGTTCTGCGCCAAAGGTAGAGTCTCTGAACACCACTCATTTTAATAACAGACCACTAAATTACACTTTATTTGTATGGCGCTTTTAATAATGAAGAAATACATTTCTGgatatcatttttaaacataaatatatatataaactatataagctttatcagtttgtcccttACAAGAAACCTTGAGGTgacagtggcaaaaaaaaaaacttcccaaGATGAGGAAAAAACCTTAAGAAGAACCAGACTTCAACAGTACAAGAATAAACTGTGTGCTACTGTATAAGAGAAAAAGTGCAATAAAATGGATATCAGGGCACCAGATGGCTACTGAAAAGACCTCCAGTGTGCCTAATGTTTGTATTTTGGGACTAGTTTTATCCAGACAGTCTCTGTTGGTGGCCGtccctttaaaaacagcagcattcTTTAATCTTGTAATCTTGTGAGACCCTCCTCTGCTGCATCTGCCAGACAAAAACAATATCTGACATTTTCTCACTCCCTGCTTGTCCAAACTCATCAGAGTTACTCCAGTCATAAGCCATATTGATGGTTTATAAATCTACTCATCCTCAGTGGTGTCACATATCTCCAGGCAGCCCATCTGAGGCCATCCTTAGCAGCAGTTAGTGGTCTCCATGTGATTAGAACTCCAACCGGAAATGTGGCGTCAGGAAGAATCAGGCAGGTCTGTAGGGCAGACTGGGTCAGGACTACTGGTATCACAAGAGTGCAGTGTGGAATGATCTGGCCTCTGCTGTAATCTTCAGTATAACAGGTAACAGCAACAGACttacattatacatctgagcagttaaggggttaagggccttgctcaagggcccaacagggacagggaaattggtggttgtggggtttaaacctgggatcttccaaaccgtagtccaatgccttatccactgagctacccctggccccatacATCGCTCACAGACACCCATGCTTGAATATgccacccctctctctctaagAAATTTGCTCTCTTGGACTCCGTGGACTTCTTGGACTGGCATCATCATGATTCTATGATTattcaaagaaacaaaaaacatgctgtGCACTTTCACTGATCAACCTACATTAAACACCACATTAAACACTGTTGGTCCCCCTTGTGCCTCTAaatgtgtgctgtggtatctggcactaAGATGTTAGCAGCAGATGCCTGAAAACCTTACTAAAGGTGTGAGGTGAAGCCTTGGACTTTTGTCCAGCATGTCCCACAGATGCCTGATCAAACCGGATCCTCAAAGATTCGAGCTCGGTCTCCAGGTGACGGGGGACATTTTTTTGTGTCGCACCACTTGGAAACAcgtttaaaagttaaaaataactaaacaaaGCTAAAGTCATTGTGATATTAAGTTTCtaactttggaaaaaaaaaaaaaaacagcctccTTTTTGCAGATAAACAGAGCTGCAGTAGAACGTAGGCCTTTCTCTCGTCATTTACCAGGGTCTTCAGCTTCTCTCAAAGCTGAAGGTTGGGTTGTCTTTACTTGCTGCTACACTTTCAAAATCACCCGAAGACCTTAACAGATTCAAAAATTATCTGATTATCTGACTTTAAACCTAAATTTATATTTGTCCTCCTCAGACAAGATCCATAGTGGATTTGTGTACCTCCAGCCTGTCAAAATCAGCATTTCTCAGAAACACACTCTGATCCCCGATGAGATCAGTTTCTCCTGGAAAATCAACAAGCTGTGGGGAGACATCAAGGTAACCGATGCATACCGCATACCATATTGTAACAAGATCATCAGTGTTATTTACTTCATGTGGCTTTAATGATTTGGGGTATAAAGATGTTCTGAGGGTATTAGGACGTTGTtcatgaaatacattttatgccTGAATGTATTTTATGAAATACATTCAATGCctgtgtgtatttaattttcctcaatggtttatttttatttgtgctcAGAACTGCTGCATGATGACCGTGTCGGTGCTGGATGAGGCTCGGAAGCCGGTGTGGTGCATCAGCACATCCGCTGCCATCGTCCCCCACCGATTCAATGCGATGTGTGACAACTATGAAGGCGAGCAGTTCGTGCTGTGGTGCGAGGACGCCCACGGGAAGCTGAAAATGATCCTGGTGTGGATGCAGGACCTACATGTGTACTGCATTATCAGCCTCCACATCTGGATCCGCGAGGAGaatgtaaacacaaaataaaaattgcttctaaaataaaaagttctGACATAAGTGCTGGTTTATATACAAACGTTCAGCAGTTTGAAGAACTGATCTGatttaggttatttttttatgttgttgttttataattatagttataGCTGGtttgtctttgtttgtttgttgcataGTTAAAATGCTAAAGTTTGATTTCAGATCAATGTTGCTGATATGCTGATGTTAAAGTTTCAGTTCAGCATTTTCTTTCAGTCTCTTAGCTCTTGGTAGGTTTTTCTCGAATTTACAAAGTGAGTAAAGTGAGACTGTGAACACGTCGTGGTCTGTTTGGtctgtttattattgtttggaTTATTGAAAATCCCAAGGAAGCCACCAGGTGACCATTTGACATTATAAATCCATCTCTGTTTATGAGAGAATTTATATACACCTTGATAAACACACTCATTGCTTCTGAATAATGTTTGAGAATTTCTCCCGAACTTGGTGAAACATAAAATTGTATAGAGTGTATTCAGCTTGCCCTTGGTTCACTTTCAAGTGGTCTAAACGTTTAGTGCAATAGAAACACACAttataatccatccatccatctaggaacctctgctagggaccatggaggccaatggtgactgttgtatttattcccattttgtacgactgtggtaggacctccagtcaacattcacatgcacattcacacactacgggaacgccagctagcctaatctgcaggtctttggactgtgggagataaccagagtacccagaggaaacctaacaagcacggggagaacatgcaaactccatgcacacagacaatgTGACAGTACGAAGCCCCTTTATCTGCTCAGAGTTATGAACACAGTCCTAAATCTTACACACTATTTTTGAGaagcaaaaaaaacccaaaacagacATTTCTTTAGCTCATCAATGATAAACCCCGCCCACCAAAAAAAGCTCAGGATCGTAGCAGAGTGCAGCCTCGAGTACTCGGATATGACATTTTGAATAATAAaagcaatttattttagtttactgtacatttttatgtcattcTAACAGCCTGCGATTAAACCTTACACAAACTGTCCTTACTAAAACACCGTAAAGTACTGAATCACATGTTTACACTTTGGATTTTAAGTTGTGAGGTCCTCTGTGGTGCGTTTTTCCGTCCACACAGCTGTCCTGTAGTCGAGCCTTGCCGTCTCGTCGTTTAAGCCTTGTGTTTTTTGCAGTGTTTCAGGGCGTCGGCCAGGGCTGCCAGAGCTTTATCGGCGTTATACGTGCTGCAGTTGTAGCCCATCAGCCCCACTCGCATCACCTAGAACATACAGATATCAGAAGTGTTGGGTTTTAACATTCGACTCCGGCCTAATCTTAACGCTATGAGTAGCCTTGTGAAGTTTGTTGCATTAAAAATGTCAGAGTAAGTTCCCTTCAAACAGCTTAACATCACCCCTAATTAGTGTAACTTggcattaattaattagtttaacAGTAAAATCGCATATCTGATTTTAGCTACTTCACGTAGTAGGGGCAGACGTTCCCCTCACCATGCCGATGGACGGCCCCAGGCCTCCTGTCATCTCTATCTGGTGGTGTTTTATCATGTACATTAGAAGCTCCTTCCAGTCGTAACCTTCAGGGATGGCGATGGTGGTGACTGACGGCAGCCTCAGATCCTAAACAGAAACATGTCACGTCATGATTGACGCCATGTTAAAGATGTTAAATGATGATAAAATCACGAATGAACGCCTCACCTTATCCTTGACGAAGAGTTTAAGACCGAGATCTTCTAAACCCTTCCACAGATACTCAGCTACCTCTTTGTGTTGTCTCCACGAGTTCTCCAGGCCCTGGAGGAAAGATCAGAACATCCTCAAGACTAAACTGTATACAACACTGCTGGTTAGCAGGACACAAGGAAACACCACGCCACACCTCCCTGACTGAGACTGACCTTCTCTGCGAGGATGGCGAGACTCTCTCTCAGGGCGAAGAATCCGGACACGGGGCCGGTGTGATGATACCTGCAGCACAGAGGAACACACAGACTCTTCTGAAGCCTGATGCTAACGCTTCCAGCTCATGATGAGGTATTTTACtgaacacactcacactcgGGCAGGTTGACTGTCGTTCCCCCAGTAGTTGGACAGGTGAGTCATGTCCAGCAGGTAGGACACGGGCTTCGTCTTCCTGTTGAACATCTTCTGACTGCGATCACAGGGAGAAGAAGAAAACGTTATTAGGGTTGCTTACACTTAAAATTTTCTcgtatgtgtttttgtttagctTGTTAATAAATAACTTTGTTGATAAATGAGAATTATAGGGAAGCTATAAtacaaaatgtactttttatttttttatttttagatattcaGATTCGTCTCGAGAAAAAAAGCCCTTTTTGCGTAATTTTTGtcgtttttctatttttgtatttgCCTGTGTTTAAACAAGtcaattagatttaaaatgtgacctcatataagtgGAGCTCCTTCTCCGGCTCGTTGCTCATGACCTAAACCCAGTATTGATgctgatttaaaaatttttaagttacagtatatatttaatacagaaaatgtaagtgaccaaagaagctacttctgaaatGTCTGCAACATGGAAGTTACTAAATCTCGCTTTCCTacaaatttcaagttgctaattTCAGCcgtttggagagatgattttatatgagccacaaaaacagacatttttcagcgttatactgtctcgcttcaaacaataatcatttaaaatgcgacttattcatatttctttatgagtattgatactaaaactGGTTTAAGCGTCTTGAAGCATATGACCAGTAAAAATAGTTGGTTTAACTGGTTTTTggaaaaagcttaaaaagctaaaaatctgtagtgtctgtaaccatatCCTAACAATTTTGCAataatagacttttttttttatttgaaatcatctaaattggccaagtttcatctgaatgacagttaagattattgaaagatttgaattcaaaaacgTTATCGACactaaaacataaatgtgttgctttttatctgataaaaatattaatgtatatGCAGGAGATAAGaaatattaagtattatgaaaatggtgttatataatcctatctgaaaattcactttttcaccaaggtgagactttttagcaccaacacCATGTTTTGGCCAACAGACCTGCTGTTCTCtgaaggggcgtggctcagcaggagCTCATTTGCATAGACACGAAAATGGTGTGTTTGAAAGAGGAGTGAAACAAAAGATAGAGAGTTTGAGATATGAAATAATGCATTATCTGCAGGGTATTTCAACTGGagcattaatacacacacacacacacacacacacacaccatgctctTTCGTTGAATGAAATTGGTGCTGTTCCTGGAGGAGCGTTTAAGGCTTTCTGTGATCCTGTGTACAGAATATCGATCTCTGTGACGAGAGAACAGAGACACATTCACAATGTTACACACTGAACAGCAAACTTTATATGTaatcagtacacacacacacacacacacacacacaccagggctGTACTGAAtgtaatgcaaaagtgggcgTGACTTTTATAATAACTGATGTAGGTGGTTCGAATTGCTCATGTTGGTAGAGTACTGTAACTCTTCCCTCTCCTCAGCATCGTCTCCATCACAAGCTGTGCATTTGCACCATCTTCATCTCCTTGTGCACATCGCTGTTGTAAATAGTGTCGTCCCTGTAGCtcagtgggagaccatcaaccTCAACAAAGTGAAGTTTTAAAAAGGATTTGGGTTCAAATGCAGGGCTTGTGATGGAGTCTGTGTTGAAGTACCCTTGTATAGAGGTAGAGTTACTCCACCACCTTGtatcagttaataaaaaacattatgcctgtttttgcattactttttgCCCTTGTGCATCTATAAAGCCAGTGTTGTGATTTACTCTGTTTGTCCATGAGGAGAGGTGCAGCTCCCAGAGACGCCACCGAATCCACCAGGAACAAGCAGTTATACCTGCAATCACACACAGTTTACACGTTTTACCCTGACAACTACATTTTCAATTCAGTTTGATGTGTATAGCGATCTTAACCGTGCTCACTGtcgcaaagcagatttacagaatCCAAAGAAAATCATCCTTTTATGCTGTAGTAGTTtgctaataataacaacaatttttaaatttatttaaaaaaacagaaaaagagaaactaAAGACTTCCATTTACATTGCAGCAGTTACACAGAGCTGAAGCTTCaccagtctgtctctctgctgTTACATAAAACTAATCAACGTCTGAAGACATACAGCCTCATAGGCCACGTTCACATCAGCAGCCTTAAATGACACAGAtcggatttttttcctttttggctttttggctttttttatagtgtgtgtgtgtgaaattttttttactgttagtaTTGGATTACATTTCCaccctaatgtgacatcatataagtaAAGCCCCTCCCCCAGGCCTGTTACTCAGCCCTGCTGTTCTCTTGAGAGGCTTGAGTGGCTCAGCTCATTATCGGAAAACAACGCATCGGATATTATCAAAGGTTAGGACTCTGTGTCCTTGTAGTGAGTTGTAGCCATGGTaatagtaatgtgtgtgtgtgtgtgtgagagagagagagagagagagagagagagagcgtccTCACTTGCGGCAGATGTCTCCGAAGCCGTCTACAGGGTGAGCGAGACCAGCAGAGGATTCTCCGTGTGTGAGGAAGAACAGGACGGGTTTGTGTTTGGAAATCTCCTGTGATGTGACACACAACACGAACAGTGACGCTGTTAATTATTCATGCATTTAATCTCTGAACCTTTAAcggtgaaagagagagaaagtagaTGCTTTTACCTTTTCGATTTCTTCATTTGTGAAATATCCACCAGGTGCTTTAACCACAGTGTGAACTTTGGCACCTGTTTAAATGCAGACGTAGGTTTATCATTATTACATCACTCTTTCTCTTTGAttctcatttattattattattattattattttaattattacagGATTTCTTATAGGATTATCTTAGTTGACTATAGTTGAATATTATATgcagttaacacacacacaaacacactgccaATCAAATTTCCACAatttctcttttaaataatcattactATCGTTACTTATGTGATTTTAGATCATTAATGGAAATGTTACCCCTGTTTATGGAATGTTACATATGCatggttattatttttaataataacacacacacacacacacacacacacacacacacacacacacacacacacactactattACCATGGCTACAACTAGCTACAAGGACACAAAATCCTAACCTTTGTTTTCCGACATTTCTTATTATCTCATCAACTGattcatttatataataatatataaaataattacatctAAGATTGCTTTGTTTCTGCATTTatggtttatattttatactgtttactgtatattttatactgtaaactatatggtttatattttataccGCCCTAGTGGTAAGACTGAAGTAGTAAAAGCGCGATCCCATGCTGTGACACTTTATAAACTATGAACATGTCCACATTTTACAATACACTGATTTTCATAGAATGATTTAAGAATA
Protein-coding regions in this window:
- the agxtb gene encoding alanine--glyoxylate and serine--pyruvate aminotransferase b; the protein is MLPVSSFCRGVRLLAQHHVAALESCSALCTRPSSSSCSSSLHVPPPACMLRPLEVPYRYLFGPGPSNVSPRVLAASGRPIIGHMHPETYEIMNEIKEGIRYAFQTSNHMTLAMSGSGHTAMECAVFNTVEPGESVLVAVNGVWGERVAEIAERMGAKVHTVVKAPGGYFTNEEIEKEISKHKPVLFFLTHGESSAGLAHPVDGFGDICRKYNCLFLVDSVASLGAAPLLMDKQKIDILYTGSQKALNAPPGTAPISFNERACQKMFNRKTKPVSYLLDMTHLSNYWGNDSQPARVYHHTGPVSGFFALRESLAILAEKGLENSWRQHKEVAEYLWKGLEDLGLKLFVKDKDLRLPSVTTIAIPEGYDWKELLMYMIKHHQIEMTGGLGPSIGMVMRVGLMGYNCSTYNADKALAALADALKHCKKHKA
- the zgc:161973 gene encoding F-box only protein 15: MAAFSLSVLILYEVQVRCMDDKTTPPPSPSKVSQLHFDYGCMENFFKRLPPEIILKIFSYLDAPSLFCVGFVNRQFHELANDNVMWYELYTCEMGKRKWRSGLCDRPDSNRVDLQDVPARVWKKLLLSEMRCHDHMVWKKELRYVNLHTGMPELTEQVLRSQQVVWELTLCKLGGKQIVYSQSQAIFFDSSVAVYWSSGKWPRIQQVYSLQVHGVLGSSTTMPAKPQWRSLISKTVSKEMKWKHIGVDSLGTWEIAFVMATLHHHKLVERSVLGSLFCTYRAEDISPLHTCLPEDFCVDGYTVIMLLHNSSGNIVKCRYSPVFCAKDKIHSGFVYLQPVKISISQKHTLIPDEISFSWKINKLWGDIKNCCMMTVSVLDEARKPVWCISTSAAIVPHRFNAMCDNYEGEQFVLWCEDAHGKLKMILVWMQDLHVYCIISLHIWIREENVNTK